One segment of Lytechinus variegatus isolate NC3 chromosome 13, Lvar_3.0, whole genome shotgun sequence DNA contains the following:
- the LOC121425873 gene encoding flavin-containing monooxygenase 5-like, with product MTGRIAVIGAGASGLAAIKTCLEEELQPVCYERSAHLGGLWYCSDDDPRSDPRGPGAVYHGLHTNISKALMAYSDFPFAKDLPPFPKGADVYKYYQQYAEHFRLLEHINFNVEVVSIDQDADYESTGRWKVTVRPMSGEKRSEVFDAVMVCTGLYPNGHLPDYPGLDSFKGQIMHSCQFKRGAYFTDKRVLVVGSSISGGDVSNLLSHHADQVFLSLRHGAWCIPRFFYNNQSVTDFFSRRWKTWIPPRMLMNWLVNKLNHHTDGKILGLQHSKGLFNVHVMVNEGIATSIMEGRVRIRSGIERFKGSSIHFVDGSVIEDIDFVIFATGYELKFPFFKKDIIPDGYDKIELYRYMFPLRLRHPTLSFVGMCLPFAIGANMFGEMQTRYITKVFKGEVKLPNFKEMQQEIMTTKDLNYRQFENHFPFSVNPVAYLDQLAKAIGALPSLTKLIFTDPVLAYHFYFGVAYPPCHRLVGPGATPGARQALLDCRENQVHGITLTTVRGDAKDCLQAYEDNQRSFVKIYVTMAIGVILSLIVYMIIF from the exons ATGACTGGCAGGATAGCGGTGATTGGCGCAGGAGCGTCGGGGCTGGCCGCCATTAAAACATGTCTTGAAGAAGAATTACAACCTGTTTGCTATGAACGATCGGCGCACTTGG gtggtctgtggTATTGTTCAGATGATGATCCTCGTTCTGATCCTCGTGGACCTGGTGCTGTTTACCATGGTCTCCATACCAATATCTCCAAGGCATTGATGGCTTACTCAGACTTTCCTTTCGCAAAGGATTTACCCCCTTTCCCGAAG GGGGCTGATGTCTATAAGTACTACCAGCAGTATGCCGAACACTTCAGACTCCTCGAGCACATCAATTTCAATGTGGAAGTCGTGTCCATCGACCAGGACGCCGATTACGAAAGCACTGGACGATGGAAGGTGACAGTCCGCCCAATGTCTGGCGAGAAAAGGAGTGAGGTCTTCGATGCTGTGATGGTGTGTACTGGTCTTTATCCCAATGGGCACCTGCCAGACTATCCTGGGTTGGATTCCTTCAAAGGACAGATCATGCATAGTTGTCAGTTCAAAAGAGGGGCTTACTTCACGGACAAGAGGGTTCTGGTTGTAG GTTCAAGTATTTCGGGAGGAGATGTTTCCAACTTACTCAGTCACCACGCTGACCAG gTATTCCTGAGCTTGCGGCACGGAGCATGGTGTATCCCGCGATTCTTTTACAACAACCAGTCTGTAACCGATTTCTTCAGTCGAAGATGGAAAACCTGGATACCACCCAGGATGCTTATGAACTGGCTTGTGAACAAGCTGAACCACCACACGGATGGGAAGATACTCGGCTTACAGCATTCAAAGGGTCTATTTAACGTCCATGTCATGGTGAACGAGGGTATAGCTACTAGCATCATGGAAGGAAGAGTAAGAATCAGGAGTGGAATTGAGAGATTTAAAGGCTCCAGTATCCATTTTGTAGATGGTTCGGTGATTGAAGACATTGACTTTGTCATCTTTGCCACAGGCTACGAGCTCAAGTTCCCTTTCTTCAAGAAAGACATCATTCCGG ACGGATACGATAAGATAGAGCTGTACCGATACATGTTTCCTCTTCGGCTTCGGCATCCAACCCTCTCCTTTGTTGGGATGTGCCTCCCATTTGCAATCGGTGCCAATATGTTCGGCGAGATGCAGACAAGGTACATCACCAAGGTCTTCAAAGGAGAAGTCAAGCTACCTAACTTTAAGGAAATGCAACAGGAGATCATGACTACAAAGGATCTCAACTACAGGCAATTCGAAAATCACTTCCCATTCTCG GTCAACCCAGTAGCCTACCTCGATCAGCTTGCCAAAGCAATCGGTGCGCTACCAAGTTTGACAAAGCTAATCTTCACCGATCCTGTACTCGCTTACCACTTCTACTTCGGAGTGGCATATCCTCCTTGCCATAGGTTGGTAGGTCCTGGTGCCACTCCTGGGGCGAGACAGGCTCTTCTCGACTGCAGGGAGAACCAGGTACATGGTATTACACTCACAACAGTGCGTGGGGATGCCAAAGATTGTCTGCAAGCCTATGAAGATAACCAAAGATCGTTCGTCAAGATCTACGTCACAATGGCTATTGGTGTCATTTTATCTCTTATTGTCTACATGATCATTTTCTAG